The Daucus carota subsp. sativus chromosome 9, DH1 v3.0, whole genome shotgun sequence genome window below encodes:
- the LOC108201856 gene encoding pentatricopeptide repeat-containing protein At3g22670, mitochondrial yields MLFKLAKFGAFWRFRTRFDVKVCRGDVYTRNGVCSLLCSSFSSMTMSKDVDEASNLVESPELPSWVKFSEKGVLSSSPDDDFVLPSISHWVDENKVLDLKVGLESQGGDVDGSDVDKISRILKNPFDSPDDVVQALNDCGVAVSNDLVDQLLKRFSKNWIMAFGYFKWAQMQEGFKHFPHSYNMMIDILGKSKKFDLMWEMVEEMDQLGGHVTFDTLTKVMRRLAKACKYSDVIEAFRNMDQFQLKRDVVTLNVLIDILAKEGTVELAQDMYNEFRNQITPDRVTYNVLIRGWCKVGNMDKARQIMEEMQKSGVCPDVISYTPFINAYCHERNFRKVDEILEEMQEKNCPPNVVTYTIVMHARGKAKEIDEALAISETMKKNGCVPDAAFCSSLIYILCKAGRLKDAQDVFEDMPNQGLIPDVLTYNTMITSACHHLQEENALKLLQKMEENHCPPDLETYIPLLKMCCRLKRIKMIYFLLSHMLRNDVSVGLDTYVVLIRGLCRSGKLEHACLFFEEAVLRKFVPWENIYKDLEKKLEERGMSKAKKQIEELMLLAKQQKT; encoded by the coding sequence ATGCTGTTTAAATTAGCAAAGTTTGGGGCTTTTTGGCGTTTCCGGACTCGATTTGACGTGAAGGTGTGTAGAGGTGATGTTTACACTAGGAATGGAGTGTGTAGTTTGTTATGTAGTTCATTTTCTAGTATGACTATGTCTAAGGATGTAGATGAGGCAAGTAATTTAGTTGAGTCGCCTGAACTGCCGAGTTGGGTTAAATTTTCGGAGAAGGGGGTCTTAAGTTCTAGTCCAGATGATGACTTTGTGCTTCCGTCTATCTCACATTGGGTTGATGAAAATAAAGTTCTTGATCTAAAAGTTGGATTGGAAAGTCAAGGGGGAGATGTTGATGGAAGTGATGTTGATAAGATAAGTAGGATTCTGAAAAACCCGTTTGATTCACCGGATGATGTTGTACAAGCTTTGAATGATTGTGGTGTTGCTGTATCAAATGATTTGGTTGATCAATTGTTAAAGAGATTTAGCAAGAATTGGATAATGGCTTTTGGGTATTTCAAATGGGCTCAAATGCAGGAAGGGTTTAAGCATTTTCCACACTCTTATAATATGATGATTGATATCTTAGGGAAGTCGAAgaagtttgatttaatgtgGGAGATGGTAGAAGAAATGGATCAGTTGGGAGGACACGTCACATTTGACACATTGACAAAAGTCATGAGAAGGCTCGCAAAGGCTTGTAAGTATAGTGATGTGATAGAAGCTTTTAGAAACATGGATCAGTTTCAATTGAAGAGGGATGTTGTTACACTAAATGTACTGATTGATATATTAGCTAAGGAGGGGACCGTTGAGCTTGCTCAAGATATGTATAATGAGTTCAGGAATCAGATAACTCCAGATAGAGTTACTTATAATGTATTAATACGTGGTTGGTGCAAAGTCGGGAATATGGACAAAGCAAGACAGATTATGGAAGAGATGCAGAAAAGTGGGGTTTGTCCTGATGTGATTTCGTATACTCCATTCATTAATGCCTATTGCCATGAGAGGAATTTTCGTAAAGTTGATGAAATTCTAGAAGAGATGCAAGAAAAGAATTGTCCTCCAAATGTGGTGACTTACACTATCGTAATGCATGCTCGAGGAAAGGCGAAGGAGATAGATGAAGCCTTGGCGATTTCAGAAACTATGAAGAAGAATGGTTGTGTTCCTGATGCCGCATTTTGTAGTTCCTTAATTTACATTTTATGTAAAGCTGGTAGGCTAAAAGATGCTCAGGATGTTTTCGAGGATATGCCAAATCAAGGACTTATTCCAGATGTTTTAACATATAATACAATGATCACAAGTGCCTGCCATCACTTGCAAGAGGAAAATGCTCTAAAACTACTTCAGAAAATGGAAGAGAATCACTGCCCACCTGATCTGGAAACCTACATCCCATTATTAAAGATGTGTTGTAGgttgaaaagaataaaaatgatatattttctacTGAGCCATATGTTGAGAAATGATGTCAGTGTTGGTCTTGATACCTATGTGGTTTTGATTCGTGGGTTGTGTCGTAGTGGGAAATTGGAACATGCCTGCTTATTTTTCGAGGAAGCTGTGTTAAGAAAGTTTGTTCCTTGGGAGAATATATACAAGGACCTGGAGAAAAAACTTGAGGAAAGGGGTATGAGTAAAGCAAAGAAACAAATTGAGGAACTCATGTTGTTAGCGAAACAACAAAAAACTTAA
- the LOC108201862 gene encoding protein RDM1-like — MPLLFTVIWIAENGVFRSAQAYQDYMMQLPIPTKRGAIIPFTSWSGFGDSTKQLYNQPLHYLTNVYLKQLDRNRIGADDANERLDTIIHPAKAEVFLWMTEQTHRLTTSPHQLATLWQKDPMYKADIDACAPLSTNPI; from the coding sequence ATGCCCCTCCTTTTTACTGTCATTTGGATTGCAGAAAATGGTGTCTTTAGGAGTGCCCAAGCGTACCAAGATTATATGATGCAGCTGCCAATCCCAACCAAACGTGGTGCTATCATTCCATTTACCTCGTGGAGTGGATTTGGTGATTCTACGAAACAACTATACAATCAGCCTCTGCATTACCTCACAAATGTCTACCTGAAGCAGCTGGATCGAAACAGGATTGGTGCTGATGATGCGAACGAAAGACTTGATACTATTATTCATCCAGCCAAAGCTGAAGTTTTCCTCTGGATGACGGAACAAACTCACAGGCTCACTACTTCTCCACATCAGCTGGCTACACTCTGGCAAAAAGACCCCATGTACAAGGCTGATATCGATGCCTGTGCCCCTCTCTCTACTAATCCAATTTAG
- the LOC108201863 gene encoding protein RDM1-like — translation MDRQNAAVKPVGFIFCELQGKREEAGEVRCRFKIMKRAMPLEPTDNVMTTENGVFRSAQAYQDYMMQLPIPTKRGAIIPFTSWSGFGDSTKQLYNQPLHYLTNVCLKELDRNRVGADDANKRLDTIIHPAKAEVFLWMTEQTHRLTTSPHQLATLWQNNPMYKADIDACAPPSANPI, via the exons ATGGACCGCCAGAATGCTGCAGTGAAACCAGTTGGGTTCATATTTTGTGAACTACAGGGAAAGAGAGAAGAGGCGGGAGAGGTTAGATGTAG GTTTAAAATTATGAAGAGGGCAATGCCATTGGAACCAACTGACAATGTTATGACAACTG AAAATGGTGTCTTCAGAAGTGCCCAAGCGTACCAAGATTATATGATGCAGCTGCCAATCCCAACCAAGCGTGGTGCTATCATTCCATTTACCTCGTGGAGTGGATTTGGTGATTCTACGAAACAATTATACAATCAGCCTCTGCATTACCTCACAAATGTCTGCCTGAAGGAGTTGGATCGAAACCGGGTTGGTGCTGATGATGCGAACAAAAGACTTGATACTATTATCCATCCAGCCAAAGCTGAAGTTTTCCTCTGGATGACGGAACAAACTCACAGGCTCACTACTTCTCCACATCAGCTGGCTACACTCTGGCAAAACAACCCCATGTATAAGGCTGATATCGATGCCTGTGCCCCTCCCTCTGCTAATCCAATTTAG
- the LOC108201861 gene encoding protein RDM1-like, which translates to MKRAMPLDDQMNISSDESLSSEPDIAELAGKFVEDIPIGQPTDIVMTTENGVFRSAQAYQDYMMQLPIPTKRGAIIPFTSWSGFGDSTKQLYNQPLHYLTNVYLKQLDRNRIGADDANKRLDTIIHPAKAEVFLWMTEQIHRLTTSPHQLATLWQKDPMYKADIDACAPLSTNPI; encoded by the exons ATGAAGAGGGCAATGCCATTAGATGATCAGATGAACATATCTTCCGATGAGTCCTTATCTTCTGAACCAGACATTGCAGAGTTGGCTGGCAAGTTTGTTGAGGACATACCAATTGGTCAACCAACTGACATTGTTATGACAACTG AAAATGGTGTCTTTAGAAGTGCCCAAGCGTACCAAGATTATATGATGCAGCTGCCAATCCCAACCAAACGTGGTGCTATCATTCCATTTACCTCGTGGAGTGGATTTGGTGATTCTACGAAACAATTATACAATCAGCCTCTGCATTACCTCACAAATGTCTACCTGAAGCAGCTGGACCGAAACAGGATTGGTGCTGATGATGCTAACAAAAGACTTGATACTATTATTCATCCAGCCAAAGCTGAAGTTTTCCTCTGGATGACGGAACAAATTCACAGGCTCACTACTTCTCCACATCAGCTGGCTACACTCTGGCAAAAAGACCCCATGTACAAGGCTGATATCGATGCCTGTGCCCCTCTCTCTACTAATCCAATTTAG
- the LOC108201854 gene encoding pentatricopeptide repeat-containing protein At3g22690 encodes MATPLLTTTLTIQNPNKPITENPPETNSLKLCKTLKELKQHQAHITKQGLKKKTHLLTKLIAACAELATPESLKHARKAFNLYYVKKENAPYLYLLNCLIRGYAFCGLCDESVKIYADMLRQGVGFDHYTFPFVLSACAKKDGFFEGVQVHGSVVKMGFEEDVYIQNSLVHFYCECGEVEEGRKVFDEMCERNIVSWTSLICGCARWGFAEEAVSLFFEMVGNGVRANEVTMVCVISACGKLRDLELGERVWRYIGELGVEMNEVLVNAVVDMFTKCGSVDKAREVSRGCVGGDLVLYNTILSNYVHQGQAREVVPVLNDLLKQGLKPDRITMLSLISASAELENYLLGRECHGYVLRNALEACANISNSLINMYMKCGKKELGCMIFDRMMNKTVVSYNSLIAGLVGNDDVELARKIFSEMPETNLVSWNTILAGLVQESLFEEAIKHFRRMQNKGIEPDEMTMVTVASACGYLGALDLAKWTYRYIKTNNIYCDLRLNTALVDMFSRCGDTRSAMLVFDTMKERDVSAWTAAIGAMAIEGNGEQAVHLFHEMIMQGVKPDEVAFVKVLTACSHGGLVNQGMSIFQSMTELHKVSPQIVHYGCVVDLLGRAGMLKEAFNFIQTMPIEPNVTVWRAFLAACRTHKNEKMATYAAGMIAESTGEDAGVQVLLSNIYASAGKWTDVAEVRLSMKAMGIKKVPGSSSIEVNGTIHEFTSGDQSHLVTDLILPILEEMNYRLRDVGYVPDLKSVLFDVDEQEKDTLLSRHSEKLALGFGLISTSHGTPIRIIKNLRICSDCHSYAKLVSEIYDRKIIIRDNHRFHVFEHGICSCSNYW; translated from the coding sequence ATGGCTACCCCACTCCTCACCACCACTCTCACAATCCAAAACCCAAACAAACCAATCACCGAGAACCCACCTGAAACTAACTCACTCAAGCTATGCAAAACCTTAAAAGAACTAAAACAACACCAAGCCCATATCACAAAACAAGGCCTTAAGAAAAAGACCCATCTTTTAACCAAACTCATAGCTGCCTGTGCTGAACTAGCCACTCCTGAAAGCTTAAAACATGCAAGAAAAGCCTTTAATTTGTACTATGTGAAAAAAGAAAATGCCCCTTATCTTTACTTGTTGAATTGTTTGATTAGAGGCTATGCTTTTTGTGGGCTTTGTGATGAATCAGTCAAGATTTATGCTGACATGTTGAGACAAGGTGTTGGGTTTGATCACTATACTTTCCCTTTTGTGTTGAGTGCTTGTGCTAAAAAAGATGGGTTTTTTGAGGGAGTTCAGGTTCATGGGAGTGTTGTGAAGATGGGTTTTGAGGAAGATGTGTATATACAGAATagtttggtgcatttttattgcGAGTGTGGTGAGGTTGAGGAAGGGaggaaggtgtttgatgaaatgtgtGAGAGAAATATTGTGTCGTGGACTAGTTTGATTTGTGGGTGTGCTAGGTGGGGTTTTGCTGAGGAGGctgtttctttgttttttgaaaTGGTTGGGAATGGGGTTAGAGCAAATGAGGTTACTATGGTGTGTGTGATTTCGGCTTGCGGGAAATTGAgggacttggagttgggagaaAGAGTGTGGAGGTATATTGGAGAGTTGGGGGTAGAAATGAATGAGGTTTTGGTGAATGCGGTTGTTGATATGTTCACGAAATGTGGTTCTGTAGATAAAGCAAGAGAAGTTTCTCGTGGATGTGTTGGTGGGGATTTAGTTCTTTACAACACGATTTTGTCAAATTATGTCCATCAGGGGCAAGCTAGGGAAGTGGTTCCAGTACTAAATGATTTGCTGAAGCAGGGGTTGAAACCTGACCGTATCACTATGTTATCTCTTATATCTGCAAGTGCAGAATTGGAAAATTATCTGCTTGGTAGAGAGTGTCATGGTTATGTTTTGAGGAATGCATTAGAAGCTTGTGCTAATATCAGTAATTCCCTTATCAACATGTACATGAAATGTGGAAAGAAAGAATTGGGTTGTATGATTTTTGACAGAATGATGAATAAGACCGTGGTCTCCTATAACTCGCTGATTGCAGGTCTTGTAGGAAATGATGATGTTGAGTTGGCTAGGAAAATATTCAGTGAGATGCCAGAGACTAATCTTGTGTCATGGAACACCATTTTAGCTGGCTTGGTACAAGAGAGCTTATTTGAGGAAGCAATTAAACATTTTCGTAGGATGCAGAATAAGGGAATAGAACCAGATGAGATGACAATGGTTACTGTTGCATCTGCCTGCGGATATTTGGGTGCCCTTGATCTTGCAAAATGGACCTATAGATACATTAAAACTAACAACATATATTGTGACTTGCGCCTCAATACAGCCCTGGTTGATATGTTTTCTAGGTGTGGGGATACTCGAAGTGCAATGCTAGTTTTTGATACAATGAAGGAGAGAGATGTGTCTGCTTGGACAGCAGCCATTGGAGCCATGGCCATAGAAGGAAACGGAGAACAAGCAGTCCATCTGTTCCATGAAATGATCATGCAAGGGGTAAAGCCGGACGAGGTAGCATTCGTAAAGGTACTGACAGCATGCAGCCATGGGGGTCTTGTAAATCAAGGCATGTCTATTTTTCAATCCATGACAGAGCTCCACAAAGTTTCTCCTCAAATTGTTCATTATGGTTGTGTAGTTGATTTACTCGGTCGGGCTGGAATGTTGAAGGAAGCTTTCAACTTTATCCAAACAATGCCCATCGAACCCAATGTCACAGTTTGGAGGGCATTTCTAGCTGCTTGCAGAACccacaaaaatgaaaaaatggcAACATATGCAGCTGGGATGATAGCCGAATCAACTGGTGAAGATGCTGGGGTCCAAGTTCTGCTTTCAAACATATATGCTTCTGCTGGCAAATGGACTGATGTTGCAGAAGTGAGACTAAGCATGAAGGCAATGGGGATAAAAAAAGTGCCAGGATCTAGCTCGATCGAGGTTAATGGCACCATTCATGAGTTTACTTCAGGTGATCAGTCTCATTTAGTTACAGATCTTATTCTCCCAATACTGGAAGAAATGAACTACAGACTCAGAGATGTGGGCTATGTTCCTGACCTCAAAAGTgtcttgtttgatgttgatgagCAAGAAAAGGATACATTGCTCAGTAGACACAGTGAAAAACTAGCCTTAGGCTTTGGACTCATAAGTACAAGCCATGGAACGCCCATACGCATAATCAAGAATCTCAGAATCTGTTCTGACTGTCACTCTTATGCAAAGTTAGTATCAGAGATATATGACCGTAAAATTATTATTCGAGATAACCACCGATTTCACGTTTTCGAGCATGGAATTTGCTCTTGCAGTAATTATTGGTAG
- the LOC108201858 gene encoding homocysteine S-methyltransferase 2, with protein MNMEDFLRQCGGYAVIDGGLATELESHGADLNDPLWSAKCLLSSPHLIRRVHLDYLEAGANIIISASYQATPQGFEAKGMSREEGEALLKKSVEIACEARNIYYDRAAKGSWDVTGNVPEKRPVLVAASVGSYGAYLADGSEYSGVYGDTVTLKTLKDFHRRRVQILAKSGADLIAFETTPNKLEAKAYTELLEEENINIPAWFSFNSKDGTNVVSGDSISECALIADSCKQVVAVGINCTPPRFIHGLVQSIKKVTSKPILIYPNSGETYDGEKKEWVPTTGVADEDFVSYVSKWCDAGASLIGGCCRTTPKTIRAISKTLKRGAARG; from the exons ATGAACATGGAAGATTTCCTCCGGCAGTGTGGTGGCTATGCGGTGATCGATGGCGGACTCGCGACGGAGCTCGAAAGCCATGGTGCTGACCTTAATGACCCTCTGTGGAGCGCCAAGTGCCTTCTTAGCTCTCCTCATCTCATTAGAAGG GTGCACCTAGACTACcttgaagctggagcaaatataataatatctgCTTCATATCAG GCCACTCCTCAGGGTTTTGAGGCCAAGGGCATGTCTAGAGAAGAAGGTGAAGCTTTACTTAAAAAAAGTGTTGAAATAGCATGTGAGGCACGGAATATTTACTATGACAGAGCTGCCAAAGGTTCTTGGGATGTTACTGGAAATGTGCCGGAAAAACGTCCAGTCCTAGTTGCAGCTTCTGTGGGAAGTTATGGAGCTTACTTGGCTGATGGTTCTGAATATAG TGGGGTATATGGCGACACGGTCACTTTGAAAACTTTGAAAGACTTCCACAGAAGGCGAGTTCAAATTCTAGCTAAATCAGGTGCTGACCTGATTGCATTTGAGACAACGCCTAACAAATTGGAAGCAAAG GCCTACACTGAGCTTCTTGAGGAAGAAAACATAAATATTCCAGCCTGGTTTTCCTTCAATTCCAAGGACGGAACCAATGTAGTTAGTGGTGACTCCATATCTGAATGTGCCTTAATAGCCGACTCATGCAAACAAGTAGTTGCAGTTGGAATTAATTGCACCCCTCCCCGATTTATTCATGGACTAGTTCAATCCATTAAGAAG GTTACCAGTAAACCGATCCTCATATATCCAAACAGTGGTGAGACGTATGATGGTGAGAAAAAGGAGTGGGTG CCTACAACTGGAGTTGCAGATGAAGATTTTGTGTCATATGTAAGCAAGTGGTGTGATGCTGGGGCTTCTCTTATTGGAGGTTGCTGCAGAACTACCCCGAAAACTATTAGAGCTATATCCAAGACTCTGAAAAGGGGAGCAGCGCGAGGTTAA